The Oncorhynchus mykiss isolate Arlee chromosome 14, USDA_OmykA_1.1, whole genome shotgun sequence genome segment ggatctcgacggctgagtggagaggatccgaagtcgctgggtccattcttggtcggattcttctgtcaggtgcgtgaatgaggacccaaaagcgaattaacaaacagagtttctttaatgatgaacacacgtgggctcagatggacaagtagattccgacaggacaggacaaggttgcagcaaacacgatgatagtctggttcaggcatgagacacacaaacaagaatccgacaaagacaggagcagaaacagagagagatatagggacctaatcagagggaaaaagggaacaggtgggaaaaggggtgaatgaggtagtcagagaagacaaggaacagctgggggaaagagggacagaaacggtaacctagtacgaccagcagagggagacagggtgaaaggaaaggacagaaagacacaacatgacaatacatgacaatgtcGTGTTACGGAGCTCTGGGAGGAACTGTCTATCTCCAGCTGATGAATGATGCCACAGGATCCAAACTCACATTCAAAAAAGACCCCACTGGTGCGAGAACAGTGAtattcaaaataaaacaaaacaaaacaatccaTGAACTCATTAAAGCCAGATCAGAGTTCTTCATCAATAGTGGGGCATTTCAAATAAATAACACAGAGAGGAGTGATCCTGCTGAATATTGTTTTGAAATCCATAATTCAGATACTTGGAGACCAGAGGAGTACCACTGATCGTTGGAGGTCAGGATCTTAAAAAACTCACATCTACTTGCAAAATAAGAATATTCCAAAGAAGCCAAATGCAATTTATATTGAAAGATTGAATGTTGTCATGCATGATTTGTGAGGGACTGTGTCAAATTAATTATAAAtctctgaaaacatgtttttggggGGTTAAATACGCCTTTGGAGGCTTACATACAGTAACCCTcatgtgtggtctacagcttatcatgagatactctacctcaagtGAGAAAAACCTTGaaacttccttaatattagatttggggcaccagctgttgtttacgaaCACACACAGACCGCCACctcttgtcttaccggaggcagatGTTCTATCTTGCCATTGCAGCGTACAGCTGTATTTTATCAACgtcatcgttcagccatgactcggtgaaacatttGCTACTGCAgattttaatgtcccgttggtaggatattcattATTGTAGCTCGTCtatttgttatccaatgattgtacattGGCAAATAGGACTGATACTGTTACTGTAACGAATTATATTATATTTTCACATATTACTGTTTATATTTAATGAAATTCACTACTGAGAGTTTTGTACAATCTTTACCTAAATAAATAACCCAACAACTGTCTACATTTGTCATATTCTCTGTTACTGATTGAATGTTTCATTTATTGatgcattattttttatttttttacaaactcTCTCAACAAGGTTATTGTGCAGTAGTAAGTGTTTGTCATTCACTGCAGAAATGTGTGATTGAAAGGATAGACCTCTCGTGTGTCCTCTAAGGAAGACTGGTTCCTTTTTCATTTTCCGTTCCTATTTGGCATCTAATGAACAAACCCAATTCATCACGGTTTGAGCTCCCAGGAAGTGCTCTATGAGTGCAGtccattatgatgtattgttatTCTGTCTAGCTGCAACCCAAAAGGTATCAGTTCCAACCGGTCGATGTCATCAATGAGTCACAAACAACcatttgggaagcattggaatttGAGTCTGCGTGTCCTCTCTGTTTCACTTTGTATTTCTCtcacctgtcctcctctccctctctcgctatctcgctctctcactctctttccttcGTGCATTTTTTATAATGTCACAATCTTAGCTGGACTGAAAAATACTAGTTGTATTGTGAAGAAGGTAATGTGTTAGTTTCAGTGATGAAAAGCTTGTACAGTATGTTAGAGCTGACCACTGCCCTGACAATGCGAACAAGGTGTCATTTTCTCGGGCGCTAACATTTCTTTACACTTAAAAGTACACTCTTAGAGGTAGAAGACTTCTGAATTccttgtagaaccctctgtagaaagggaacagtcgaagaacccttttaagttCTCGATATAACCTATTTGTCTGAGAGTGTAGACTCACTTAGCACTTTTGTACAACTTGTCTGATATTACACATCAAGAGACATGAATAAAGCCATCCTGGCTGTTTATGTAGTGAACAAGTGAAACTTTTATGAGGCTGTTCCTCTTTCCTCTGTGTCAGAACCTATTAATAATTTATTTTGCTTGTCAACAACTAAGTGAATTCTAATGATTGATGAGGACAGCTGGAGTGTCTGTCATACCACCTTTGTATAGGTTTTTGTTTATGTTGTAAATTGTCAAGTTCTGGAAATTCAGCACTGAATGGAAAACAGAGGATTTTGTTACAGTCCTGGATATCTTCATTTGTTAACTTGAGCCCTGTGGTGTGAAGAGACATGAAGGCTCTGTTTGGACTGTTGGTGATGTTAGCAGCAGTGTCTCATGGTAAGACGTTTCTTGATGTGTTGATTTCCCTCTTGTTTTACGCATGCTATACAGTAAGGAGCCTTGTTAACATCATGTAGAACGTGAACCACGAGCTCAAAGCTGTTTATGGTATACTACAGGCTACTCAAAATCACTTTTGTCAAATGAATCCCTCTCATAATGACTaatgacagatacagagacaatATTCAAAACACTGCAAAAGACAGTTGTCTCGTTATTCATTGTCCTGTGATAATTATAACTGACTGAGGTGCTGTTACGTTTCTTAATACCTTGATATCATTGGTTTAGTTATACCGTTGCTTGTATTCTCATCCATAAAATTAAACCTTAAAAATAGGACAGTGATAGTCACTACAGTGTTTATTTTCCTTCTGATTTTCAGGCATGGAGACCCCCTGTGATGTTACACTGGATGGAGCTCAGTGTTATGGAACTCTGGGAGGAACTGTCTTTCTCCAGCTGATACACGTTGTCAGTGGAGTCCCTGACATATCATTAAAAACCAAATCCAATGATGCTGCTAAAATTATACTCCAAATTAGAAACAAACCCCACAAAATAGTGAAAATCCACAAATCCATTGAAACCAGAGCACACTTCTTTATCAACAACGGGACGTTTAGGATAGATAACACAGAAAGGAATGATTCTGCTGAATATAGACTAGACACATTTAATGCAGATGGGGAAGCATTAGGGACCAGGAAACTACAACTGTTTATTGAAGGTACAGTAATTAGAAAACCTTTTCTCATATTGACAAATAGTTGTTATtaactataactataataacttgACTGCAAAAGCTTCTGTGGCCTTCTACTTCTAGAATaagttttgttttctcatttgttTGTGCGAAAGTCTGCAAATGTCTTCAGATGTCGATTCTTCTTCCTCCACAGCCCCAGTGTCCTCTCCTCAGCTGTCCTCTCAGTGTCTGACCCATGGAGAGATAAGGGTGTCCTGCTCCTCTGAGGGGGACGGTCCCCAGTACAGCTGGACTCTGGACGGACACCCACTGAGAGACACTGAGGCCTCTCCTGGTGACAAGACAAACACCATTACGCTGAAGAGAGACCAGTCTGGAGATCTCACGTGCACCGTCAAAAACAACATCAACAGTGTTACTGTGAGCAAAATAATCTCCCCCTGTGAGGGTAAGCTACTGTTTAATAAATGTTGTTAATCCAATATATTATGAAATACATTATCAGTGattataataatgatgatgatcaaTCTTTATCAATGAACTGATAAGAAAGCACTATCCATTTGCCAGTGTTCAATTCAGATACATATAAGATCCCTGTTTATTTGATCATATGCAGGGATTATGTATGTTAACTGCACTTCCAACGGGACAAATATATCAGAGTGGGTGATTGCCACTGGTAATACCCTGTGTATTGAGCTTACAACAGTGGCACACACAACTGTGTCAAATGCCTTCACCAGTAAAACAGAGGCAACCAAAGGTAAGTGACCTGACAATCTAGTGACCTCCACTCTAAATCTTTATCATACTATATTATAATTCTTTGTAGCGCTATTTTTAGTGCACTGTTTAAACTTGTTGTCCTATTTTTTGTCCGCCATCAACTTTAATGGAATTTCCTCAAACTACTAAAGgacccattgtgacatcatgacTTCCAAAATTATATTCCATTTACTCTAAACAAGGTCACTTTTGACCTAAATCAACAACTTGACCACTCCCAAACATTTTAGACGATAAACTTAGAAAGTGTATGAAATATAAGTTTGCTTCTGTGCTATTCAAATTTGAAATCAGAACAGAATTATCTTCTGCCCATCAAATTATTTAGTAATCGCGTCAACTACATTTCCTCTCAGCTTTTCCAAGTAATTGACATTTTGATCACTTTTCCATCAAGTTAGAATACAGAATTGAGCATATGACTGCTCATATGACTGCTCCGCCTTGTTATAGTAATAACATCAACTACATTTTCTGTAAACTTTTACAAACAACAGACATTTTGATCACTTTCCCAACCAGTTAGACAAAAACTTAAAGGGTATGAGATCTTGGTCTACTCTCTGCTATTCAAATCTGAAATCAGAGCAGAATGGTAATCTGCCAATCAACAGTAACAGCTGTTGAATTAATTGCATCAACTACTTTTCGTGTCGACTTTTACAGACAACTGACATTTTGACCACTTTCACAACAATTTAGACAAACACTTGGAGCCAATGACATCTtaatctacttctctgcttttcAAATCTCAAATCTGAACACTTTTTCCACTACCACAAAAATACTTTAAAACAGCTAAAGCAAGTCCCACAATTTACTATCTAGTTATCATTAATATGAATGATGGATTTCATGGCCTTTTATGTAGTAACAGTGGTGGAAATGAAACAACCTTCATGCTTATATgttgttctgtctctgtttcctctgttttACCCAGAGATCATAGGGATGGTAGCAGCGTCTCTGGCAGGCGTAGTCCTTGTCCTAGTGATGGTGTTGGCAGTTTACTGTGTCCAGAAGAAAAAGAAACCTCCAAAGACTTCAGGTTTGAGGATATTTAGCTGTAGCTCTTCATTTTTAGTActacaatatcaaatcaaatcaaagcgccgaatacaacaggtgtagaccttacagcgaaatgcttacttacgtgcccccaaccaacagtgcagtttcaaaaaacaCGGATAATTTACGATGTCAGTCTTGCCAGTGAAATAATAAGATGcaatctgtctgactctctctctctctctctctctctctctctctctctctctctctctctctctctctctctctctctctctctctctctctctctctctctctctctctctctctctctctctctctctctctctctctctctctctctctctctctctctctctctctctctctctctctctctctctctacgcagTTCATGTTGACAGTCAGGATGTGGAATATGCGAATGTCAGGATACTGAAGAAGCAGATGAGACAGAAGGAAAGAAAGGTGGATTACGGACATGTGGAGGGGGGTCCCCAGCAGCCATTTGAGGTGTTTGGACAGAATAAAACAGTAGAGGGTCCCCGGTGGAAGGTAGGCACACCTGAGGAGGGGGACTGTGTGTACGCCAGGGTACGCAAAGGCCAGTGAGCAAGATACTGTCTAGATTCAATATGATAGAAGGAGGATGATTTATAGGAAAGTACAACGCAGTGTCCATCTTTCTATTTGCATATCATCCCTAACAGGTATTGCATATCTTACATATTTCGTCCCATTATTACTAGATTCAAGTTTTCAAAGGTGGTCATTACTTAATTTGCAATATGTACACCAAGTCTTAAAGAACCACCAAGTTAAATCATTTGACAAACTAAGTTCAGACTTCCATTTGCCAAAGTCAGATTTCATTAGCTATTTGCAACTAAGATACTATTTACTGAAACACCCCAAATAGGTAATAACAAAGGGTGAGTACTCTCCCATAGAAAAACTCAATAATCAGAAAATGGCAACTAGTAGTCAACAAATAAAACTGCACCAATGTGTTGATATCATGGCACTGCGCAATACTCGGCAAACTAAGTGCAAGTGGGAATCTGAACTTGGGGAGAACATTGAAACTGAAACTTGGGAGGGAATAGCATTTTGGGTACTTTCTAACTCCAGACACAACGGTGAAGATAAGTAAAGAAACAACCAGTGAATACAGGAGAAAATGTGGGGAATTGTTCACAAACTACCCACTTATTTTGGGATCTTGTTCCAGAATGATGAAATGATGTTattatgtttttattattatgtttttgaCTTTGTTAACAATATGTTTAAATGCTCCCGGGCAAAGGACCCAACGAGTATTACAAAATGCCTATCTATTGATTATACTCCTGTCTGCAGCAAATAAATGTATTACAGCGCATTTGTTAAATAAGGACATTCATACTGTGAGTGGAATTGTAGAGTGAAATGAATGTATTTCATGTAGAATAAAATTACAAACAGATATATGTGAAAAAAAGACTCATTAGTCTTGAAGCaaacaaacatatgatgaatgtGATTACTAATTTTTGATTTTGTTTTTTCAAATTGCTTTTCCTTTTTGTGCTTTCGGTGCCTTCAGAACATTTTCACACAccacaactttttccacattgtgctgttacagcctgaatttaaaattgattccattgagattttgtgtcactggcttactcacaataatgtcaaagtggaattgtgtttttttttatgtttacaaatgaataaaaactgAAAAtcagaaatgtcttgagtcagtaaatTTTCAAGCCTTTTGTTATAGAATGcaaaaataagttcaggagtaaaatgttcTTGAACAAGTCACCTCTGTGTGCAATAGTAGAGTGTCAAAGAAATGAACTTcatatcctgaatacaaagtgttatgtttggggcaaatccaacacaacacataaatgagtatcactcttcatatttttaaaaatggtggtggctgcatcatgttatcggtATGTTTgttatcggcaaggactagggagttttttaggataaaaataaatggaatagagctaagcacaggcaaaatcctagaggaaaacctggttctgtctgctttccaacatacACTGGgatacaaattcacctttcagcaggacaataacctaaaacataaggccaaatatacactagagttgcttaccaagatgacatgttcctgagtggtctagtTCCTGTCTTAACTTAAATTGGATTGAAATGTACGGCAAGacttgcaatgatcaacaaccacctTTACATAGCTGGAAGAACTTTTAAAAGAAAAATGTGTAAACATTTTCCtacccaggtgtgcaaagctcttacagacttacccagaaagactcacagctgtaatcactgccaaaggtgattctaacgtgtattgactcaggggtgtgaatacaggGGTGAGAAAAATAAATTAGAtatttcaataaatttgcaacaatttctaaaaactttTTTTCacgtcattattgggtattgtgtgtagatgagtgagagGAAATATCAAGACTCAGGATAAGACCAGATGCCGACAGTTTGAATAACAGACGTTTATTATACAACAggaggcaggcaaacgacaggtcaagggcaggcagaggtcggtagtcCAGGGCAGAGTAAGGTACAGagtgacaggcaggctcagggtcagggcaggcagaggttagtaatccagggcagtggcgaaaggtacagaatggcaggcaggctcagggtcagggcagtgatCAAACCCGGGATAAGTAGTATACAGACTTGTGATCAAAACCGGGAAAACAAGTAAACAGGCTTTGTAGGCTTGatgagacaagacgaactggcaacagacaaacagagaacacaggtataaattcacacgggataatggggaagatgggcgacacccggaagggggtggagactgaaggcactgtaattataTAGTTGTCTAGTTTGTTGTGTACCTGTTTGTATCTCAGAAGACCAGAAccttaataatacaaataataacaataatagtaatttACTTTACAAACACTAATTAAACTACATACATTTCTGATCATATCTAAGATAGTACATGATAGAATAATCTTAATTCAGCACACAGTACCTGTACAGCAAATAAGggaatattacattttttttgattGTTATTTATATTTTGAGCTAGTGCAATAATatgctaatgttgtaaataaatTCTAAGATACTTTGCCATATTTTTTCACACCATCAGAATGTATTTTTCTTCCCTTGAACATTTCCCCATCTCTGGTTTCGGTGGGTTAAAGTTGCTGATGCATTAACTGTTTGAGTCACATGATTACCAGTTGAAAAACCACTCAGCCAGAGGTGATGGACAGACTGATTGGGTAAAACCAACATACTGTGGCTTTTCTTCAGGACATTAACATATTCGGTTAGCTCCTCGGATGAACTAAAAGTAAAGCATATATGATTTCACCATATGTCAGTCTCaaacaaaataaatgaataaaagaaaacaaattgacaacaggaTGTTGAGAAATAAAGATAATGATGTTTCTAACAAAGTGTTGATAGCATAATGTAATCTTCTGTAAGATGCAGTGGGATTACTTGTGATGCTTCATTCTTGATGCCACTGTGTGATGGGAAGTTGCAATTTGAAAATAAAATCcaggttttttttaaacaagcaaaAGTTGTGCCTGTCTTCTCTGATACTACAGTATAGAGGTAAAAATGCAGAGCCTTGGGCTACCATTCATCCCATATGAGAAGTAGTAAACACAGTCTacataaaatcaaatgttattggttgcaTACTGTTGATTCTTGCTAGAAATATACTTATTCGTGTCACCATACCATCACTTATTGATTACTTTACATGTACAATAATGTATAAATTGGGGTTAATGAAGGATGGATAGCAATTTGATGTATGGAATTACTGAGTGAGACAAGGTGAAGTGCAGAAAGCTAATATTCTGTTCCTAAGGAGGGAGGCAAAGGACAACAGGCTAGTTTCAGTTCTTGATAAGGAGCGAGGAATTCGGCTCGAGGTCAAGTCAAAAGATTAAATGAGTAGAAACCTCTGGGAGGAGGGACAGGGGGGCCCAACACAACTACTCTCCTACTACAGTCCTATCTCAAACACATACATTTCCACGCCCACAAAGGTTCTAGCACCAGGCAGGGCCATGACTACACCAGTGAGAGGAAACAATTAAGATCCTgactagcaacagagatgtattggctgtCTAGATGTGTAAGGAGTTGACCCCACCTAGTAGGAGGTTATAAATAGATGTGCTTCTCTAATCATGCTTTGTCTTTGCAGCTGTATGACCCATTGGGTGAATAAACCTGGTTTGAGTTTTTCCTAGTTGTCCGTTTGAGTTTTTACTCTGTTTGTTTAGAACCTAacaatacacatatttagcacatgttattgcaggtgtagagaAATGATTGGGTTCCTaattccaacagtgcagtaatatcgaacagtacaaaacaatacacaaaaataaaaagtaaaaaatggaattaagaaatatagaattATTAGGATGAACATATGTCGGAGTCcggagtataaatatatacacactgaacaaaaatataaacgcaacatttctCTCACATGTTGTGCACACATtcatttacatccctgttagtgagcttttctccattgccaagataaaccatccacctgacaggtgtggcatatcaagaagcatacagcatgatcattatacaggttcaccttgtgctggcAAAAATAAAAGGCCAcgttaaaatgtgcagtttcgtcACGCAACAgaatgccacatatgtctcaagttttgaggaagcgtgcaattcacgtgctgactgcaggaatgtccaccagagctaatgacagagaattgaatgttcatttatctaccataagctgccttcaaagttgttttagagaatttggcagtgtgtCCAACCGGCCTTACAATTGCAGACCACATGTATACCGGCCAGCCTAGGGCCTCCACATctgacttcttcacctgcgggatcatctgaggggGGGTGGGTGGTGTGCTGAGGAGAATTTATGTCTGGAATAAAGCTATTTTgggggggaaaactcattctgattggctgggcctgactctCCAGCGGGTACACCCCTGCCggtgcacccctgcccagtcatgtgaaataaatagattagggcctaaagaaTGTATTATGTATATATGTTGAACAataatataaacgcaatatgcaacaatttcaaagattttactgagttatagttcaatggcgacctcagtattttacgcaatattttctgcgggagacaccatgtgaccacatgctatatatggtcccttacagccattcttcaatggaaatgcctaaaaagacgtcacaatgctgtagacaccttggggaaaacgtgggaaacgtaagctcattcgtagctcattcacagccatataaggagtcattggcatgaggcggtttcaaaaaatgcggcacttcctggttggattttttatttgtatttgtttatctaacatcagttctgtggcacccacagacaatatctttgcagttttggaaacgttagagtgtcttctttccaacgctgtcaattatatgcatagtcaagcatcttttcatgacaaaatatattgtttaaaacgggaacgtttttcaccaaaaaattaaaatagcgccccctaaatccAAGAGGTTAACTGGGGCTCGAAGCTGACTGTCCTTCAGTAATTCTGTGTCAATACTAACTTCCACCTTCAAGTCAGAATCTGTGGGAGATTGAGGCTTTTCACCAGCTCTCTTAGATTCCGTATCTGCCTTTCTGTTGCCAATGCTGACGATGGGAACACCCATCAGTGGCTATGGGGATTAAAGTGGAGGGGTTTAAGGTTGTACATCATTCAATTGTCAGATTTGGCATATTTAATAGAATTATCATACCAGACAAATGTCTCGCCGATGACATACAAGCCCTTTTATGTTCCAATAATAAGATTGATACAGCATGCGGTACCCTCAACGTTAAATCATGGGAAAGTACTACAGAGGCTGAATCCTCCACAGCCCGTGCTGCAGCCACCACAGACTGCAAACACAGAGGCATTGACTGTGTCACTCCATCAAGACGGGAGGAGTAATAAGCCACTGGCTTATTCTTCCCTCCGTGTCTCTGAGTCAACGGCGATGTCATAAACCCTtccctacagtctactgtttGTGTAAAGGGACGATCATATCTGGGAAACGCTAGAACTGAGCTAGACGTCAATTACTTTTTTATGTTTACAAACTGGCCTTGCTGCCATAGCTTTACCATAAATCAACTCACTAAGTTGTTCTGTATGCAAAGCAAAGTATGGTACCCATGCTCGACAATAGTTAATCATTCCAAGAACTCTCAATGATCCTGGATCACCACAGATGCCATAAATCCCTGTCAACGTTCTACTTTTTAAATAAAAATCTTCTAATGATCAAATAAAGCCAAAACGAATGCTAACCATAGCATCTGCTTTCTGTACTAATGAAATCTCTCCTTCTGGAGTCCATTTTATCTAACAATAACACGGGTTCATCTTAAATCAGTCTCAATAATTTAATATATGTTGCATATTGCGGGATCCATTATCgacagtaatttaccatcccaAAGAACTGAAACATATTTATTTTCATAATTCATTTTAATGCTTATCAAATCACTATTTTTCTATCTCAATCTATTTTCCTGCCCTATTGGCTTAAAATATGTCCTGTCCAAACCTCAAAGGACCATATCCTCCCCCATTTTTAACACACTCTCCTTATCAATTTCAGGAATTACCTTGAAATCAGTACAGAAGTGTTTCTTACTCTATTAGACAAATGAAAGAAAAACCATCAAACATTTTCTACATGTTGTATCCCAGGTTTCCAGAACATTTCCTTATTCTAAAGAATTCACA includes the following:
- the LOC110488627 gene encoding uncharacterized protein LOC110488627 isoform X1 — protein: MKALFGLLVMLAAVSHGMETPCDVTLDGAQCYGTLGGTVFLQLIHVVSGVPDISLKTKSNDAAKIILQIRNKPHKIVKIHKSIETRAHFFINNGTFRIDNTERNDSAEYRLDTFNADGEALGTRKLQLFIEAPVSSPQLSSQCLTHGEIRVSCSSEGDGPQYSWTLDGHPLRDTEASPGDKTNTITLKRDQSGDLTCTVKNNINSVTVSKIISPCEGIMYVNCTSNGTNISEWVIATGNTLCIELTTVAHTTVSNAFTSKTEATKEIIGMVAASLAGVVLVLVMVLAVYCVQKKKKPPKTSVHVDSQDVEYANVRILKKQMRQKERKVDYGHVEGGPQQPFEVFGQNKTVEGPRWKVGTPEEGDCVYARVRKGQ
- the LOC110488627 gene encoding hepatocyte cell adhesion molecule-like isoform X2 — encoded protein: MKALFGLLVMLAAVSHGMETPCDVTLDGAQCYGTLGGTVFLQLIHVVSGVPDISLKTKSNDAAKIILQIRNKPHKIVKIHKSIETRAHFFINNGTFRIDNTERNDSAEYRLDTFNADGEALGTRKLQLFIEAPVSSPQLSSQCLTHGEIRVSCSSEGDGPQYSWTLDGHPLRDTEASPGDKTNTITLKRDQSGDLTCTVKNNINSVTVSKIISPCEEIIGMVAASLAGVVLVLVMVLAVYCVQKKKKPPKTSVHVDSQDVEYANVRILKKQMRQKERKVDYGHVEGGPQQPFEVFGQNKTVEGPRWKVGTPEEGDCVYARVRKGQ